The genomic DNA TTCATGTACTTGAACAGGCTCGTGCCGTCCACGTACTCCATTGTGTAATAGAGGATCGACCCGATCTGCTGCGCGTCGTAGATTTTCACGATGCACGGATGGTCAAGTGACCGTACCGCGTTCACCTCGCGCACAAACCGCTTCACCGCGTGGCTGCTCGAAAGGTACTGCGGCAGGAGCGTCTTCAACGCCATCGACTGGTTCATCTCGCGGTCGTGCACGAGGTACACCATCCCCATCCCGCCGCGCCCCAACATCTTCTGCACTTCGTACCGGTTGACAATCACGTCACCCGGCTTGAACCCCGCCGTCAGCTTTTTGAGGGTTTCCTTGTCCGGCTGGGTCACCGGCGGCGTAGGCGTAAGCGGCGTCTGCGCCGATTGCGCAGAACCACTCGTCTCTGGCTTGGATGGATCGTTCACAATCCCCACCTTCCCGTCACAGCCGCAACTCGCACGCCTCAAGACGCCCGAGCGCATTCTAGCACAATTCTCGGGATTTGGAAGGAATAAATTGTTGGCCCGGGGATTCGGGGGCTATTTAGTTAGTCGGTGCGATTGAGGCGGGCTCGACGATATCCTTAATTCCGAGCGGACGTTCCTCCTCAATCGATTTCAGGTCGAAAGCAAAAGTGTCCCGAATTCGGTAGCTCTGTGGATACAGTTTACCTTTGACTCTTCCGTCTTCTATTACAAGCTTCTCAGCCATAAAACCAACCCGCTCAGGATTTTGGTCAGCACGAACGAAACTTTGCACATCTATTCGAGATCGCTTCGCGGGTTGGACAACCCCTTTTTTGAACTTCACCAATACAAAGTACACGTCTTGCGGCATATCCCATCCGCTCTCACCATGCTTGCCAAGAAACACGAATTGGTCGCTCTCTTCGCTCCAAACAACATCTGGAAGAATCGAGTAATGCACGCGGGATACTTCATCTGGTTTTGATTCCTCATCAGGAAAAACTTGCACCGGACTGGGATCGGTGTCGTTCGCAGCCACCACAAGGAGCGCTGGCCACATGATCTCGAGCGGAGTGCCTCTTGGATAAAACTTCTCAAACGCGATCCATTTCCGGTCCGGCGACGGCACGGGAAAGAAACACCATGTTGTGTACACTACTTTCGCTGTTGGAAGATCGATTATGTACAGGCTTCGGTTACCTGACGAGCTTAACGAAGCAAGTACAATACAGCGATCTTCGCAGTAGTAAACCTCGTCGAGCGATACCAAGTAGTCTTCAAGGACGACGTCTGTCTTGCGGTTGAAAACGGAGTCTACAACCGAAACCGACGGGTATTTGCTGGGATGCTGGACAGGGCCCTTTGAATACGCGAGACTAAATCGTCGTTCCTTGTCTTGATCATTGGCACGCGACACACCGACCCAGATAAGGGCAAGAAGTACGAGCAGTACACGAACAAGTTGCGGCACGGAACACCTCCCGTATCGAAACTGTATTTAGTCTACCTGCTAGAGTTTATCCGTGGAAAGCCCATAAAGATGCACGTCGTGGTAGGCGTCGTGGACGAAGAGTGCTTCGCGGAGGGTGCCTTCTTTGGCGAAGCCGGTGGCTTCGAGGAATTTTTGCAGGCCGGTTTCGTAGGCCGCGGCGGGAATGGTGACGCGGCGGATTTGCTGTTGGCCGCCGGCTTCTTTCAGGAGCGCGCGGAAACCCTTGCGCACGTCGTCCGCGGCGTAGTCGGCTTCGTTGTGCAGGTAAATCCAGCCCTGCGCGGCGCCGGGCGTGCGGTCAGGCCGCAGCTTGATCAGTCCCAGCGCGGCGCCGTCTTTCTTGATCAGGATCATCTCCTGTTCAACGCCGCTCGGGTGCAGCGCGTCCATCTCGCGGTCGTACTTCGTCGTCAGCATGATGCCGCCTTCGGTGAACATGAAGTACGACGCGGGGTTCCAGTTCTCCCACTTCGCGAGCATCTCGGCGTCGGCCTCTTCGATGGGGCGCATGCCGACGGTCATGCGGAACATCGCGCGCACCACCGTGAACAGCGAAGGCCGCTGGGTGCGCGTGAGCGTGCGGTACACGCGCGTGAAGTTCACGCCCTGTGACGACAACAGGTTGAACGCGCTGACCGCGGACGACATCCACGCGCGCTGCGCGTCGCACCACGCCGCGTTCGGCGTGCGGTGCGATCCGGAGAGCGCGTGGTGCACCGCCGTGCTCCCGCCGCCGCAGAGGTTGCGCGCCCAGCACCGCCGGCACACACCCGTCGTCGCCGCGCCCACTTCGTCGAACCGCGCGCGGATGCGTTCGTCGATCTCGCCGCCCATGACGGTGCCGAGTTTGTATGCCTCGACGCCCATCAACCGGCGCGAGGGATACACCCCGCCGTTCGCATCCACGGCGAGTTCGTTCGTGCCCGCGGGATCGGTGCGGCGCATCGGCGATCCGTCGTAGATGCGGTAGAACAGCGGCGCGATCGGATCGACGCGGTAATGCTTATGTTCGAGCAGGCGCTTGGCGTAGTACACGGCCGTCTCGCGCAGCGCGGCGAGCATTTCCTGCGG from Candidatus Hydrogenedentota bacterium includes the following:
- a CDS encoding SPASM domain-containing protein; amino-acid sequence: MERGGLHRFIEGDRRFAIDPETCFCFECDEVSWDVLEYYPHASATRIFHLLGERYDAKELEEVIGELEWLRSTRAILPAPKKEDLQKEIQFEKGLKRVAICLPREVAESTTKKKGWFGQGATVMSSSARDIGHDAIALLLGRAGEQKELQIEFVEDGHVHNPELVADLCAHAMKCGKLAGKKLTASVLVQNIEVAKPSAPLEGHAFSAALEFGESADILAQLRPFAKDASESIGRLAKIVQPDAPGVTGRIIVTPKHPGFAGVVEELEKAGFVTIELDLDGAYVANPLLDPQEMLAALRETAVYYAKRLLEHKHYRVDPIAPLFYRIYDGSPMRRTDPAGTNELAVDANGGVYPSRRLMGVEAYKLGTVMGGEIDERIRARFDEVGAATTGVCRRCWARNLCGGGSTAVHHALSGSHRTPNAAWCDAQRAWMSSAVSAFNLLSSQGVNFTRVYRTLTRTQRPSLFTVVRAMFRMTVGMRPIEEADAEMLAKWENWNPASYFMFTEGGIMLTTKYDREMDALHPSGVEQEMILIKKDGAALGLIKLRPDRTPGAAQGWIYLHNEADYAADDVRKGFRALLKEAGGQQQIRRVTIPAAAYETGLQKFLEATGFAKEGTLREALFVHDAYHDVHLYGLSTDKL